A single window of Zea mays cultivar B73 chromosome 10, Zm-B73-REFERENCE-NAM-5.0, whole genome shotgun sequence DNA harbors:
- the LOC100284662 gene encoding DNA-binding WRKY — protein MAASHSPKVAREVAAATCAVDANTTFVQADPATFRALVQKLTGAATDDAAAAAAVTVAHAPPPPPRRPKLQERRRAAPARLELELARPQPASPSPSSSFFYYHHHHAHGAHAHHHCHGPMHSPVSPMDAYIALAVSASPSLSSSSSMSPHSSSCGGGGAVVVISREEEEEREEKAIASKGFYLHASPRGGDDQPKLLPLFPVRPLKSTPAS, from the coding sequence ATGGCGGCGTCCCACTCGCCCAAGGTCGCGAGGGAGGTCGCCGCCGCCACCTGCGCCGTCGACGCCAACACCACGTTCGTGCAGGCCGACCCGGCCACGTTCCGCGCGCTCGTGCAGAAGCTCACGGGCGCCGCGACGGACgatgcggcagcggcggcggcggtgaccGTCGCGCACGCGCCACCGCCCCCGCCGAGGCGGCCCAAGCTCCAGGAGAGGCGGCGCGCGGCGCCGGCCAGGCTGGAGCTGGAGCTGGCGCGGCCGCAGCCGGCGTCGCCGTCCCCGTCGTCGTCGTTCTTctactaccaccaccaccacgctCACGGCGCCCACGCCCACCACCACTGCCACGGGCCCATGCATTCGCCGGTCTCGCCCATGGACGCCTACATAGCGCTGGCGGTCTCCGCGTCGCCGTCgctgtcgtcgtcctcgtccatgTCGCCGCACTCGTCGTcgtgcggcggcggcggggccGTGGTGGTGATAagcagggaggaggaggaggagcgggAGGAGAAGGCCATCGCGTCCAAGGGCTTCTACCTGCACGCGTCGCCCAGGGGCGGCGACGACCAGCCCAAGCTTCTGCCGCTGTTCCCCGTACGTCCACTCAAATCAACTCCGGCGAGCTGA
- the LOC103642121 gene encoding protein N-terminal and lysine N-methyltransferase EFM7 — translation MDALCPQVLHVAVAGRALAVVERDGTSDPATGRVLTGSWLWESSLVLAAHLAADPRARRRLRGATVVELGAGTGLPGIAAVACLGAARCVLTDVAALLPGLRANADANGLSAARARVRELRWGDLLPLDDGDGRVGVVLLSDVFYDPEDMPAMAATLRGMWWTDEGGGGTAGWAASEVRDSVLDCMDVLREHGFEVVEVDRVTTPLLRDPGQSAAFAVYRISLRHGDYENFSCSLSC, via the coding sequence ATGGACGCGCTGTGCCCGCAGGTCCTGCACGTAGCCGTGGCCGGGCGCGCGCTGGCGGTGGTGGAGCGCGACGGCACGAGCGACCCGGCCACGGGCCGCGTCCTCACCGGCTCCTGGCTGTGGGAGTCGTCCCTGGTCCTGGCCGCGCACCTCGCCGCGGACCCCCGCGCCAGGCGCCGCCTCCGTGGCGCCACCGTCGTGGAGCTCGGCGCCGGCACGGGGCTCCCGGGCATCGCCGCCGTGGCCTGCCTCGGCGCCGCGCGCTGCGTGCTCACGGACGTGGCCGCGCTGCTGCCGGGCCTCAGGGCCAACGCGGACGCCAACGGCCTCAGCGCCGCGCGGGCCCGCGTGCGCGAGCTCCGCTGGGGCGACCTGCTCCCGCTCGACGACGGCGACGGGAGGGTGGGCGTCGTGCTCTTGTCCGACGTCTTCTACGATCCCGAGGACATGCCGGCGATGGCGGCCACGCTGCGGGGTATGTGGTGGACGGAcgagggcggcggcggcaccgCGGGGTGGGCGGCGAGCGAGGTGCGGGACAGCGTGCTGGACTGCATGGACGTGCTGCGGGAGCATGGTTTTGAGGTGGTCGAGGTCGACAGGGTCACCACGCCGCTGCTGCGCGACCCCGGACAGAGTGCCGCCTTCGCCGTCTATCGCATCTCGCTCCGACATGGCGACTATGAGAACTTCAGTTGCTCGCTAAGCTGCTAG
- the LOC103642120 gene encoding protein TSS, producing MAPKAGRGKGRGGGGRGGDRRKKEEKVVPSVVDVTVVTPYESQVTLKGISTDRVLDVRRLLGSNVETCHLTNYSLSHVARGHRLEDGVEVVALKPCALRIVEEEYATAEQAEAHVRRLLDILACTTAFAKPRDGAAKHRPSKHGRPASPGAHGAVSGEAAAPPPISEAHDMAAIRPPPKLGEFYDFLSFAHLTPPVHLIRRKEASGASREGVYFEIEVKVCNGKLLHVVASRKGFYLAGKPQNVSHSLVDLLQQLSNAFANAYEALMKAFVDHNKFGNLPYGFRANTWLIPPIYVDPATKCPALPVEDENWGGNGGGCGRDGRYDRRCWSKEFSVLSRMPCKSDEERVIRDRKAFLLHNLFVDTAIFRAASTIRRLIDQSMNSIGSRGTTHGSNVFEEHIGDMNITVKKDEADASSKVDDKVDGVAFCKTGAMDIAQKNLLKGLTSDENVLIKDSSTLGVVIVKHCGYTATVKVSGRAKDSNDVKQTHDVSDNFDGMLNIDVPDHPDGGSNALNVNSLRIPLQSVTHPETVVGKQNPSPKSHAYNPARKLACKILEDSLVKLDSMPSINSRIIRWELGSSWLQQLQKKDSPASENVKRNATKADKESAVKGLGKHFEQLKKIKKKECNIDGSSSEKEECNSNCSSMNGMQVSDKISVDETNKGADVSKLMSEDAFFRLKSLGAGLHEKSLEELTKMAHNFYDETALPKLVADFASLELSPVDGRTMTDFMHTRGLNMSSLGRVVELAEKLPHIQSICIHEMVIRSFKHIVRAVIAAVDDMQNISAAIAETLNILLGSPRLENGADTDAHIDNNLRLKWVESFLSKRFCWKLKDEFAHLRKFIILRGLCSKVGLELVARDYDMNSPNPFDKSDIVSIVPVCKHVVYSSIDGRNLLESSKMALDKGKLDDAVSYGTKALSKIIAVCGPYHRLTANAYSLLAVVLYHTGDFNQATVYQQKALDINERELGLDHPETMKSYGDLSVFYYRLQHIEMALKYVNRALYLLQFSCGLSHPNSAATYINVAMMEEGMGNVHVALRYLHEALKCNKRLLGADHIQTAASYHAIAIALSMMDAYSLSVQHEQTTLQILQEKLGQDDLRTQDAAAWLEYFESKALEQQEAARRGMPKPDSSIASKGHLSVSDLLDFISPDQERKERDMQRKCRRAKNNIRAHHGESVEEKENFQLVSGSPLEASKDSFQEEKLDVHPPAVLEENYAAHDEHKQCDVLSPEEYSDEGWQAASMRGRSANVRKKSSRRKPALMKLMVDHFEGSHTGSVYRTGLQPQTKGDKEDSVSAPSQLSFGSFLKTDKLNGDSSIAEDKTCNGSANQEQRTKLTGINRPTSIASKFISYKDVAVSPPGTVLKPILEKKEAKEKDSGRDIDLALSSEEEDKKFTEKEKEKPSEDSSKEILSIQRDLESHAEIPPDSNSDEGPSAASKASGSKLSASAPPFNPGSVLSMSQPYSTVAVYDASAILQAIPSQAMEILPSAIDTRVPRGPRSTLYYRTGHSFQRKQGYTHSQSTIVRGSYSPTTMNPHAAEFVPGKTSQQSDVADREPSPANPVANSDLDVVSQTTDEARAETPATEKAGQVEKVVSGKGKENRGKDIVRNSYKTELARQILLSFIVKSVHDSLGPSRAEPERKPSGSDEASNEQTSVLGKNASGSGRKDPDKQEKATEVTKGLKDTEGFTVVSKRRRRPQPFMNPINGLYSQPSICTSVS from the exons AGGAGTACGCGACGGCGGAGCAGGCGGAGGCGCACGTGCGCCGCCTGCTGGACATCCTCGCCTGCACCACCGCGTTCGCCAAGCCCCGGGACGGCGCCGCCAAGCACAGGCCGTCCAAGCACGGCCGTCCCGCGTCGCCCGGGGCCCATGGCGCCGTCAGCGGcgaggccgccgcgccgccgccgataTCGGAGGCGCACGACATGGCCGCCATCCGGCCGCCGCCGAAGCTGGGGGAGTTCTACGACTTCCTCTCCTTCGCGCATCTCACCCCGCCCGTCCACC TTATCAGGAGGAAGGAGGCGAGCGGCGCTTCTCGGGAAGGCGTCTACTTCGAAATCGAG GTGAAGGTTTGCAACGGGAAGCTTCTGCACGTAGTTGCTTCACGAAAGGGTTTCTACTTGGCAGGGAAGCCACAAAACGTAAGCCACTCCCTGGTGGACCTGCTGCAACAGCTCAGCAACGCGTTTGCTAAC GCATATGAGGCGTTGATGAAAGCTTTTGTGGACCACAATAAG TTTGGGAATTTGCCATATGGGTTCCGTGCAAACACGTGGCTTATTCCTCCAATATATGTTGATCCCGCCACAAAGTGCCCAGCACTGCCAGTTGAGGATGAGAATTGGGGTGGAAATGGGGGTGGCTGTGGTCGTGATGGAAGATATGATCGCAGATGCTGGTCAAAAGAGTTCTCTGTTCTGTCTAGAATGCCATGCAAATCTGACGAAGAACGGGTGATCAGAGACCGGAAAGCTTTTCTTTTACACAATCTGTTTGTAGATACAGCAATTTTTAGAGCTGCATCAACAATACGGCGACTCATTGATCAGTCTATGAACTCAATTGGTTCCCGTGGTACTACTCATGGTTCAAACGTATTTGAGGAACATATCGGCGACATGAATATAACTGTGAAGAAAGATGAGGCTGATGCTAGTTCAAAGGTGGACGACAAGGTTGATGGTGTTGCCTTCTGTAAAACAGGTGCTATGGATATTGCACAAAAGAATCTTCTGAAAGGTTTAACTTCTGATGAAAATGTTCTTATTAAG GATTCTTCCACACTCGGAGTGGTGATTGTCAAGCATTGTGGATATACAGCAACTGTGAAGGTTTCTGGACGTGCAAAGGACAGTAATGATGTTAAACAAACACATGACGTCTCTGATAATTTTGATGGAATGCTGAACATTGATGTGCCTGACCATCCAGATGGAGGTTCTAATGCCTTGAATGTCAACAG tCTAAGGATACCACTCCAAAGTGTTACGCATCCAGAAACTGTTGTTGGTAAGCAGAACCCTAGCCCAAAGTCTCATGCTTATAACCCCGCAAGGAAACTGGCATGCAAAATACTTGAGGACAGCTTGGTAAAGCTTGATAGCATGCCTAGCATAAATTCTAGAATTATCAGATGGGAACTTGGGTCCTCCTGGCTACAACAGTTACAGAAAAAGGATTCTCCGGCATCTGAGAATGTTAAGCGGAATGCAACAAAGGCTGATAAAGAATCAGCTGTCAAAGGTCTTGGAAAGCATTTTGAACAATTAAAGAAAATTAAAAAGAAAGAATGCAACATTGACGGTTCCAGTTCTGAGAAGGAAGAATGTAACAGTAACTGCTCGTCAATGAATGGTATGCAAGTATCAGATAAGATATCTGTTGATGAAACGAATAAGGGAGCTGATGTAAGCAAGTTAATGTCAGAGGATGCTTTCTTTCGCTTGAAGAGTTTGGGAGCTGGCCTTCATGAAAAG TCCCTCGAAGAGCTCACAAAGATGGCCCATAATTTCTATGATGAGACTGCACTCCCAAAGCTG GTGGCTgatttcgcgtcccttgagctttCTCCTGTGGATGGAAGAACCATGACCGATTTCATGCATACAAGGGGACTTAATATGTCCTCTTTAGGTCGTGTG GTAGAGCTAGCAGAGAAGCTCCCACACATCcagtctatatgcattcatgaaATGGTTATTAGATCCTTTAAGCACATCGTCCGAGCTGTTATTGCTGCTGTTGATGACATGCAAAATATTTCTGCAGCTATAGCTGAAACTCTAAACATATTACTTGGATCTCCCAGACTTGAAAATGGTGCTGACACAGATGCCCATATTGACAATAATTTGCGTTTGAAATGGGTAGAGAGCTTCCTTTCAAAAAGATTCTGCTGGAAACTGAAAGATGAATTTGCACACTTACGGAAATTTATCATTCTGAGAGGTCTCTGCAGTAAG GTTGGACTGGAGCTAGTTGCAAGAGATTATGATATGAATAGCCCTAACCCATTTGACAAATCTGACATTGTCAGCATTGTTCCTGTATGCAAG CATGTGGTCTACTCATCTATTGATGGTCGAAACTTACTGGAATCATCGAAGATGGCATTGGATAAAGGAAAATTAGATGATGCTGTGAGCTATGGAACAAAG GCATTGTCCAAAATTATAGCTGTTTGTGGTCCATACCATCGACTGACGGCTAATGCATACAGCCTTCTTGCTGTGGTGCTTTATCATACTGGAGATTTTAATCAG GCAACTGTATATCAACAGAAGGCACTTGATATCAATGAAAGGGAGCTTGGTCTTGATCATCCGGAAACTATGAAGAGTTATGGGGATTTATCTGTCTTCTATTATCGCCTTCAACACATTGAAATGGCTCTAAA GTATGTCAACCGTGCACTATATCTGCTTCAGTTCTCGTGTGGGCTTTCACACCCGAATTCAGCTGCCACCTACATAAATGTGGCTATGATGGAAGAAGGCATGGGAAATGTTCATGTTGCTCTTCGATACTTGCATGAAGCCCTGAAGTGCAACAAGAGGTTGCTAGGAGCTGATCACATCCAG ACTGCTGCAAGCTACCATGCCATAGCCATAGCCCTTTCAATGATGGACGCGTACTCCCTAAGCGTGCAACATGAACAAACAACCTTGCAGATACTTCAGGAGAAACTAGGGCAAGATGACCTCCGAACTCAG GATGCTGCTGCATGGCTAGAATATTTTGAGTCAAAAGCATTAGAACAACAAGAGGCGGCTCGAAGAGGCATGCCAAAACCTGATTCATCTATTGCAAGTAAAGGACATCTTAG TGTATCAGATCTTCTTGACTTCATAAGCCCAGACCaggaaagaaaagaaagggaTATGCAAAGGAAATGCAGGCGTGCAAAG AATAATATCAGAGCTCATCATGGTGAATCAGTTGAAGAGAAGGAGAATTTTCAGCTTGTTTCAGGATCTCCTCTTGAAGCAAGCAAAGACAGTTTTCAAGAAGAAAAACTGGATGTGCATCCTCCTGCTGTATTAGAAGAAAATTATGCTGCCCATGATGAGCATAAGCAATGTGATGTTTTATCACCAGAAGAATATTCTGATGAAGGGTGGCAAGCAGCTAGTATGAGAGGAAGATCTGCAAATGTAAGGAAGAAAAGCAGTCGCAGGAAACCGGCTCTTATGAAATTAATGGTTGATCATTTTGAAGGTAGTCATACAGGTTCTGTGTATAGGACTGGTTTACAACCTCAAACAAAAGGAGACAAAGAAGATTCTGTAAGTGCTCCTAGCCAGCTTTCATTTGGAAGTTTTTTGAAAACCGACAAGTTGAATGGGGATTCCAGCATTGCTGAAGATAAGACGTGCAATGGTAGCGCTAACCAAGAACAACGGACAAAGCTAACAGGAATTAACAGGCCAACCAGTATCGCTTCCAAATTCATATCATACAAAGATGTGGCTGTTTCGCCCCCTGGCACAGTATTGAAACCCATTTTGGAGAAGAAGGAAGCAAAGGAGAAAGATAGTGGACGTGATATTGACCTAGCACTGTCATCCGAGGAAGAAGATAAAAAGTTTacagaaaaagagaaagaaaagccaAGTGAGGACAGTAGCAAAGAGATTCTTTCAATTCAGCGAGATTTAGAGAGTCATGCAGAAATACCTCCTGACAGCAACAGTGATGAAGGCCCATCTGCAGCTAGTAAAGCGTCTGGAAGCAAACTGTCAGCTTCAGCTCCTCCATTCAATCCAGGATCAGTGTTATCAATGTCCCAGCCATACAGCACGGTGGCAGTATATGATGCCAGTGCTATCCTTCAGGCAATACCAAGTCAAGCAATGGAGATTCTCCCTTCTGCCATTGACACTAGAGTGCCTCGTGGTCCTCGGTCCACCTTGTACTATCGTACTGGGCATTCCTTCCAAAGGAAACAAGGTTACACGCACAGCCAGAGCACTATTGTAAGGGGTAGCTACTCCCCCACAACCATGAATCCACATGCTGCTGAATTTGTGCCTGGAAAAACTTCGCAACAATCTGATGTGGCTGACAGAGAACCCAGTCCTGCTAATCCTGTGGCCAATTCTGATCTGGATGTTGTATCGCAGACCACAGATGAAGCGAGGGCCGAAACGCCTGCCACAGAAAAGGCAGGTCAGGTTGAGAAAGTCGTTTCAGGTAAAGGAAAGGAAAACAGGGGGAAAGACATCGTGAGAAACTCATACAAAACAGAACTTGCAAGGCAAATTTTACTCAGTTTCATTGTGAAGTCGGTGCACGACAGTTTAGGTCCCTCCCGGGCTGAACCAGAGAGGAAGCCAAGTGGATCAGATGAAGCTAGTAATGAACAGACCAGCGTCTTAGGCAAGAACGCTTCTGGTTCTGGTCGCAAAGATCCAGATAAACAAGAGAAAGCGACGGAGGTTACTAAGGGCCTGAAGGATACAGAGGGATTCACTGTCGTTTCAAAACGCCGAAGGCGTCCCCAGCCGTTCATGAACCCCATAAATGGCCTATATTCTCAGCCGTCTATTTGCACCTCTGTCAGTTAA